The Polyodon spathula isolate WHYD16114869_AA chromosome 23, ASM1765450v1, whole genome shotgun sequence genome has a window encoding:
- the LOC121298065 gene encoding laminin subunit beta-2-like isoform X2, which yields MKVMKEILLLLCVFTGTLAQDPDLAHGCSQGSCYPATGDLLVGRAEKLKASSTCGLRKKEPYCIVSHLQDEKKCFQCDSRRPYDHKYNSISHRIENVITTFKPHLRKSWWQSENGKSEVSVQLDLEAEFHFTHLIMTFKTFRPAAMLIERSADFGRTWQVYRYFAQDCASAFPGVSTGPLRKVDDILCESRYSDIEPSTEGEVIYRVLDPAIHIQDPYSPPIQNLLKITNLRVNFTKLHTLGDNLLDSRAEIKEKYYYAVYELVVRGNCFCYGHASECAPISGIRGDIEGMVHGRCVCKHNTQGLNCEQCDDFYNDKPWRPAEGRNTNACKKCNCNSHSNHCHFDMAVFLATGNTSGGVCDDCLHNTMGRSCEMCKPFYFQDPSRDIRDPSVCVACDCDPDGSLNGGICDGHDDPSQGMIAGQCRCKDHVEGPRCDKCKSGYFGLSTNNPKGCQPCQCDPRGTVSNGPQCDTISGDCFCKRLVTGHSCSQCLPEHWALSHDLHGCRACDCDVGGASDNQCSMETGQCRCRTHMVGRQCSQAESGYYFMALDHYTYEAELARLGQGCAVVVREPQPNRPPTWTGTGFARVPEGGNLEFQINNIPYSMEYDVLIRYEPQFPEEWEKVRVSVIRPGAIPTSSPCGNTIPADDLLMVSLPPLSRYVVLPQPVCLELGVSYTIRMEFPQYISRERVPNANILIDSMALLPRYSSLEMFIGGDPVSMNRKESYERYHCHDNNKGVIRPQPTDICAKLISSLSATIHNGALPCQCDPQGSVSSECNPNGGQCRCRPNVFGRRCDQCVPGTYGFGPGGCKPCECSLEGSQTRFCEPLSGQCPCSPGAFGLRCDRCQPGHWGFPNCRLCQCNSHAEECDQRTGACLTCRDNTSGDKCERCISGYYGNPVLGSGEQCRPCPCPDGPNSGRHFASSCHQDNQNRQLVCNCNQGYTGPRCDECAPGFYGNPLQPGGRCQPCQCNNNIDISDMNACDRRTGQCKKCLYNTEGPDCGLCRPGYYGDATRRNCRKCTCNFLGTDRSQCSSRDQCECDRSSGQCQCLPNVTGQNCDHCVANYWNLGSGNGCDPCGCDPNNAVSPTCNEFTGQCQCRHGFGGKTCQDCQENYWGNPNVQCRACDCDTRGIETSQCNRVTGHCSCRQGVSSVRCDQCARGFSGQFPDCQPCHQCFGDWDRVVQDLASRTRALAARAQEIQQTGLTGAYEKNFRELEEKLSEAQVIVNARNATAQAITDLVRLLNQLRNKIEETTDSLDKIERDLTSVQDGNFAASNDLSALEREARALNLSASELGQQLDTLKNSNFLGAYDSIRSSFDKSQAAARRANESTVATPSTVSQSGDTRHKTERLLAEKKNDFNKKNAANKRSLIDLAAKAETLDMKKINEKVCGAPGDAPCAESPCGGAGCRDDEGNRHCGGLNCNGAVATANNALERAKYAEKELSKAMGEVDELFQKVAQAKVKADEAKVRAQAALDKANATKTKVERSNKDLRDLIKQIRDFLTQDGADPDSIEMVASHVLELSIPASPQQIRHLAEEIKDRVNSLSNVDAILEQTNDDVRKAEQLLQDAKRARTRAESVKNTAETVKQALEDARRAQAAAETAIQRAKSDIGQTEDRLAQIQSETAASEKNLNDAMDRLGLLGGQIETLKTKRANNSLVASRAEETATMARDKANEAKQLLDGELIDKYRTVQDLVDRKAKTVQEAKQKAEKLRDEAKQLLKEAQNKLQRLNDLEVDYEENEKTLESKARQLDGLEDKMRGILKDINQQIQIYNTCQ from the exons GGAAGTCGGAAGTGAGCGTGCAGCTGGACCTTGAGGCTGAATTCCACTTCACTCACCTTATCATGACCTTTAAG ACATTCCGCCCTGCTGCCATGCTGATCGAGCGGTCTGCTGATTTCGGACGCACCTGGCAGGTGTATCGCTATTTTGCCCAGGACTGCGCGTCAGCTTTCCCTGGAGTCTCCACGGGTCCCCTTCGCAAGGTGGATGACATCCTCTGCGAGTCCCGTTACTCAGACATTGAGCCGTCTACAGAGGGAGAG GTGATTTACAGAGTGCTGGACCCGGCCATTCACATTCAGGATCCCTACAGCCCTCCGATTCAGA ACCTGCTAAAGATCACCAATCTGCGGGTGAACTTTACCAAGCTGCACACCCTGGGGGATAACCTGCTGGACTCGCGCGCGGAGATCAAGGAGAAATATTACTACGCCGTGTACGAGCTGGTGGTGCGCGGGAACTGCTTCTGCTACGGGCACGCCTCCGAGTGCGCCCCCATCTCCGGCATCCGAGGTGACATCGAGGGCATG GTTCACGGCAGGTGTGTTTGCAAACACAACACTCAGGGCTTGAACTGTGAGCAGTGTGATGATTTCTACAATGACAAGCCCTGGAGACCGGCTGAAGGGAGGAACACCAATGCCTGCAAGA AATGCAACTGTAATAGCCATTCCAACCACTGTCACTTCGACATGGCAGTGTTCCTGGCAACTGGGAACACGAGCGGGGGCGTCTGTGACGACTGCCTGCACAACACCATGGGTCGCAGCTGTGAGATGTGCAAACCTTTCTACTTCCAGGACCCCAGCCGCGATATCAGAGACCCGTCCGTCTGTGTGG CCTGTGATTGTGACCCAGACGGCTCTTTGAACGGAGGGATCTGTGACGGGCATGACGACCCCTCTCAGGGCATGATCGCTGGGCAGTGCCGCTGCAAGGACCATGTGGAGGGCCCACGCTGCGACAAGTGCAAATCTGGATACTTCGGGCTGAGCACCAACAACCCCAAGGGCTGCCAGC CCTGCCAGTGTGACCCCCGTGGCACTGTGAGCAATGGCCCCCAGTGTGACACCATCAGTGGAGACTGCTTCTGTAAGCGCCTGGTGACCGGTCACAGCTGCAGCCAGTGCCTT CCAGAGCACTGGGCCCTGAGTCATGATCTACATGGTTGCCGAGCATGTGACTGCGATGTGGGAGGAGCTAGTGACAACCA GTGCTCCATGGAGACGGGGCAATGCCGGTGTCGCACGCACATGGTGGGCCGGCAGTGTAGCCAGGCGGAGTCTGGATATTATTTCATGGCTCTGGACCACTACACCTATGAGGCTGAGCTTGCTCGACTGGGGCAG GGCTGTGCAGTGGTGGTGAGGGAGCCCCAACCCAACCGCCCCCCCACCTGGACTGGCACCGGCTTCGCACGTGTCCCAGAAGGAGGCAATCTGGAGTTCCAGATCAACAACATTCCCTATTCCATGGAGTACGATGTTCTGATCCGATATGAGCCACAG TTCCCTGAAGAGTGGGAGAAGGTGCGAGTCTCGGTTATCCGGCCCGGTGCGATCCCGACCAGCAGCCCGTGTGGAAACACCATCCCTGCTGACGATCTGCTGATGGTCTCCTTGCCTCCCTTGTCCAG GTACGTGGTTCTTCCCCAGCCTGTGTGTCTGGAGCTCGGAGTCAGTTACACCATCCGCATGGAGTTCCCTCAGTACATCTCCAGGGAGAGAGTCCCCAACGCCAACATCCTCATTGACTCG ATGGCGCTGCTCCCCCGGTACTCCTCTTTGGAGATGTTTATCGGCGGCGACCCTGTCTCCATGAACCGGAAGGAGAGCTACGAGCGCTACCATTGCCATGACAACAACAAGGGTGTGATCAGGCCGCAGCCTACTGATATCTGTGCTAAACTAATCAGCAGCCTGTCTGCCACCATCCACAACGGAGCTCTGC CTTGTCAGTGTGACCCTCAGGGCTCCGTCAGCTCGGAGTGTAACCCCAACGGAGGGCAGTGCCGCTGCCGCCCCAACGTGTTCGGCCGTCGCTGTGACCAGTGTGTGCCGGGGACCTACGGCTTCGGGCCTGGTGGATGCAAAC CGTGCGAGTGCAGTCTGGAGGGGTCTCAGACCCGATTCTGTGAGCCGCTCAGCGGTCAGTGTCCATGCAGCCCGGGAGCCTTCGGCCTGCGTTGTGACCGCTGTCAGCCTGGACACTGGGGCTTCCCCAATTGCCGTCTGTGCCAGTGCAACAGCCACGCTGAGGAGTGTGACCAGAGGACTGGAGCCTGTCTGACCTGCCGGGACAATACATCCGGGGACAAGTGCGAGAG GTGTATCAGCGGTTACTATGGAAACCCTGTGCTGGGTTCAGGAGAGCAGTGTCGCCCCTGTCCATGCCCTGATGGGCCCAATAGCGGTCGCCATTTTGCTTCCTCATGTCACCAGGACAATCAAAACAGGCAGCTCGTCTGTAACTGCAACCAGGGGTACACAG GCCCCCGTTGTGATGAGTGTGCCCCTGGTTTCTATGGTAACCCCTTGCAGCCTGGAGGCCGCTGTCAGCCCTGCCAGTGTAACAACAACATTGATATCTCTGACATGAACGCATGTGACCGACGCACAGGGCAGTGCAAGAAGTGCCTCTACAATACAGAGGGGCCTGACTGCGGGCTCTGTCGTCCTGGTTACTATGGAGACGCGACCAGACGCAACTGCAGGA AATGCACGTGTAACTTCCTGGGCACTGACCGCAGTCAGTGCAGCTCTCGTGATCAATGTGAGTGTGACCGCAGTAGTGGGCAGTGCCAGTGTCTGCCCAATGTCACTGGCCAAAACTGTGACCACTGCGTGGCCAACTACTGGAATCTGGGCAGTGGGAATGGTTGTGATCCCTGTGGCTGTGACCCCAACAATGCTGTCAGCCCCACCTGCAATGAG TTTACTGGACAGTGCCAGTGTCGCCATGGTTTCGGAGGGAAAACTTGTCAGGACTGCCAAGAGAACTACTGGGGAAATCCCAACGTGCAGTGCAGAG CGTGTGACTGTGACACTCGCGGGATCGAGACCTCTCAGTGTAACCGGGTGACGGGGCACTGTTCCTGCCGGCAGGGCGTGTCGAGCGTGCGCTGTGACCAGTGTGCCCGGGGCTTCTCTGGCCAGTTCCCAGATTGTCAGCCCTGCCACCAGTGCTTCGGGGACTGGGACCGGGTGGTGCAGGACCTGGCGAGCCGCACTCGAGCGCTGGCGGCCCGCGCCCAGGAGATCCAGCAGACCGGCCTGACCGGCGCCTACGAGAAGAACTTCCGCGAGCTGGAGGAGAAGCTGTCCGAGGCACAGGTCATCGTGAACGCACGCAACGCCACCGCCCAGGCCATCACCGACCTCGTGAGACTCCTCAACCAGCTCCG AAACAAGATTGAAGAGACAACAGACTCTCTGGACAAGATCGAGAGGGACCTGACAAGTGTGCAAGACGGCAACTTCGCAGCGAGCAATGATCTGAGCGCTCTGGAGCGAGAGGCCCGGGCTCTCAACCTGTCTGCCAGCGAGCTCGGACAACAGCTCGACACGCTCAAGAACTCCAACTTCTTAG GTGCCTATGACAGTATTCGCAGCTCCTTTGATAAGTCCCAGGCTGCAGCGCGCCGCGCCAACGAGTCCACAGTCGCCACACCCAGCACTGTCAGCCAATCCGGCGACACTCGGCACAAGACCGAAAGGCTCCTAGCTGAAAAGAAGAACGATTTCAACAAGAAGAACGCAGCCAACAAACGGTCCCTGATCGATCTGGCCGCCAAGGCTGAGACTCTGGACATGAAAAAAATCAACGAAAAA GTATGTGGAGCCCCCGGTGATGCCCCCTGTGCTGAGAGCCCCTGTGGGGGAGCGGGTTGCCGTGACGACGAGGGAAACAGGCACTGTGGCGGTCTGAACTGTAATGGAGCGGTGGCGACTGCGAATAATGCTCTGGAGAGAGCCAAGTATGCAGAGAAAGAGCTGAGCAAGGCCATGGGTGAGGTGGATGAGCTCTTCCAGAAG GTGGCCCAGGCAAAGGTGAAAGCTGATGAGGCCAAAGTGAGGGCACAGGCAGCACTGGACAAGGCCAACGCCACCAAGACTAAAGTGGAGCGCTCCAACAAAGACCTGAGGGACCTGATCAAGCAGATCCGTGACTTCCTCACTC AGGATGGGGCGGACCCTGACAGCATTGAGATGGTGGCCAGCCATGTGCTGGAACTCTCCATCCCAGCCTCCCCACAGCAGATCAGACACCTGGCTGAGGAAATTAAGGACCGAGTCAACAGCCTCTCCAACGTGGACGCCATCCTGGAGCAGACCAACGATGACGTGCGCAAAGCAGAGCAGCTTCTGCAGGACGCCAAGAGAGCCAG AACTCGTGCAGAGAGCGTGAAGAACACAGCAGAGACGGTAAAGCAGGCTTTAGAAGACGCCCGCCGGGCACAGGCCGCTGCTGAGACAGCAATTCAGCGAGCCAAGAGCGACATTGGCCAGACTGAGGACAGACTGGCACAG ATCCAGTCAGAGACTGCTGCCAGTGAGAAGAACCTGAATGATGCCATGGACCGCCTGGGCCTGCTGGGCGGACAGATTGAGACCCTGAAGACCAAGCGTGCCAACAACAGCCTGGTGGCGTCCAGGGCAGAGGAGACAGCCACCATGGCACGGGACAAAGCGAACGAGGCTAAGCAG CTCTTAGACGGCGAGCTTATTGACAAGTACAGAACGGTGCAGGACCTCGTCGACAGGAAAGCCAAAACCGTCCAAGAGGCCAAACAAAAAGCGGAGAAACTGCGAGACGAGGCCAAGCAGCTACTGAAGGAGGCCCAGAACAAGCTGCAGAGACTGAATG ACCTAGAGGTAGATTACGAGGAGAATGAGAAAACACTTGAGAGCAAAGCAAGGCAGCTCGATGGACTGGAGGACAAAATGAGAGGGATCCTGAAAGACATCAACCAGCAAATCCAAATCTACAACACCTGCCAGTAA
- the LOC121298065 gene encoding laminin subunit beta-2-like isoform X1, with translation MKVMKEILLLLCVFTGTLAQDPDLAHGCSQGSCYPATGDLLVGRAEKLKASSTCGLRKKEPYCIVSHLQDEKKCFQCDSRRPYDHKYNSISHRIENVITTFKPHLRKSWWQSENGKSEVSVQLDLEAEFHFTHLIMTFKTFRPAAMLIERSADFGRTWQVYRYFAQDCASAFPGVSTGPLRKVDDILCESRYSDIEPSTEGEVIYRVLDPAIHIQDPYSPPIQNLLKITNLRVNFTKLHTLGDNLLDSRAEIKEKYYYAVYELVVRGNCFCYGHASECAPISGIRGDIEGMVHGRCVCKHNTQGLNCEQCDDFYNDKPWRPAEGRNTNACKKCNCNSHSNHCHFDMAVFLATGNTSGGVCDDCLHNTMGRSCEMCKPFYFQDPSRDIRDPSVCVACDCDPDGSLNGGICDGHDDPSQGMIAGQCRCKDHVEGPRCDKCKSGYFGLSTNNPKGCQPCQCDPRGTVSNGPQCDTISGDCFCKRLVTGHSCSQCLPEHWALSHDLHGCRACDCDVGGASDNQCSMETGQCRCRTHMVGRQCSQAESGYYFMALDHYTYEAELARLGQGCAVVVREPQPNRPPTWTGTGFARVPEGGNLEFQINNIPYSMEYDVLIRYEPQFPEEWEKVRVSVIRPGAIPTSSPCGNTIPADDLLMVSLPPLSRYVVLPQPVCLELGVSYTIRMEFPQYISRERVPNANILIDSMALLPRYSSLEMFIGGDPVSMNRKESYERYHCHDNNKGVIRPQPTDICAKLISSLSATIHNGALPCQCDPQGSVSSECNPNGGQCRCRPNVFGRRCDQCVPGTYGFGPGGCKPCECSLEGSQTRFCEPLSGQCPCSPGAFGLRCDRCQPGHWGFPNCRLCQCNSHAEECDQRTGACLTCRDNTSGDKCERCISGYYGNPVLGSGEQCRPCPCPDGPNSGRHFASSCHQDNQNRQLVCNCNQGYTGMVKRSKGSFQRPRCDECAPGFYGNPLQPGGRCQPCQCNNNIDISDMNACDRRTGQCKKCLYNTEGPDCGLCRPGYYGDATRRNCRKCTCNFLGTDRSQCSSRDQCECDRSSGQCQCLPNVTGQNCDHCVANYWNLGSGNGCDPCGCDPNNAVSPTCNEFTGQCQCRHGFGGKTCQDCQENYWGNPNVQCRACDCDTRGIETSQCNRVTGHCSCRQGVSSVRCDQCARGFSGQFPDCQPCHQCFGDWDRVVQDLASRTRALAARAQEIQQTGLTGAYEKNFRELEEKLSEAQVIVNARNATAQAITDLVRLLNQLRNKIEETTDSLDKIERDLTSVQDGNFAASNDLSALEREARALNLSASELGQQLDTLKNSNFLGAYDSIRSSFDKSQAAARRANESTVATPSTVSQSGDTRHKTERLLAEKKNDFNKKNAANKRSLIDLAAKAETLDMKKINEKVCGAPGDAPCAESPCGGAGCRDDEGNRHCGGLNCNGAVATANNALERAKYAEKELSKAMGEVDELFQKVAQAKVKADEAKVRAQAALDKANATKTKVERSNKDLRDLIKQIRDFLTQDGADPDSIEMVASHVLELSIPASPQQIRHLAEEIKDRVNSLSNVDAILEQTNDDVRKAEQLLQDAKRARTRAESVKNTAETVKQALEDARRAQAAAETAIQRAKSDIGQTEDRLAQIQSETAASEKNLNDAMDRLGLLGGQIETLKTKRANNSLVASRAEETATMARDKANEAKQLLDGELIDKYRTVQDLVDRKAKTVQEAKQKAEKLRDEAKQLLKEAQNKLQRLNDLEVDYEENEKTLESKARQLDGLEDKMRGILKDINQQIQIYNTCQ, from the exons GGAAGTCGGAAGTGAGCGTGCAGCTGGACCTTGAGGCTGAATTCCACTTCACTCACCTTATCATGACCTTTAAG ACATTCCGCCCTGCTGCCATGCTGATCGAGCGGTCTGCTGATTTCGGACGCACCTGGCAGGTGTATCGCTATTTTGCCCAGGACTGCGCGTCAGCTTTCCCTGGAGTCTCCACGGGTCCCCTTCGCAAGGTGGATGACATCCTCTGCGAGTCCCGTTACTCAGACATTGAGCCGTCTACAGAGGGAGAG GTGATTTACAGAGTGCTGGACCCGGCCATTCACATTCAGGATCCCTACAGCCCTCCGATTCAGA ACCTGCTAAAGATCACCAATCTGCGGGTGAACTTTACCAAGCTGCACACCCTGGGGGATAACCTGCTGGACTCGCGCGCGGAGATCAAGGAGAAATATTACTACGCCGTGTACGAGCTGGTGGTGCGCGGGAACTGCTTCTGCTACGGGCACGCCTCCGAGTGCGCCCCCATCTCCGGCATCCGAGGTGACATCGAGGGCATG GTTCACGGCAGGTGTGTTTGCAAACACAACACTCAGGGCTTGAACTGTGAGCAGTGTGATGATTTCTACAATGACAAGCCCTGGAGACCGGCTGAAGGGAGGAACACCAATGCCTGCAAGA AATGCAACTGTAATAGCCATTCCAACCACTGTCACTTCGACATGGCAGTGTTCCTGGCAACTGGGAACACGAGCGGGGGCGTCTGTGACGACTGCCTGCACAACACCATGGGTCGCAGCTGTGAGATGTGCAAACCTTTCTACTTCCAGGACCCCAGCCGCGATATCAGAGACCCGTCCGTCTGTGTGG CCTGTGATTGTGACCCAGACGGCTCTTTGAACGGAGGGATCTGTGACGGGCATGACGACCCCTCTCAGGGCATGATCGCTGGGCAGTGCCGCTGCAAGGACCATGTGGAGGGCCCACGCTGCGACAAGTGCAAATCTGGATACTTCGGGCTGAGCACCAACAACCCCAAGGGCTGCCAGC CCTGCCAGTGTGACCCCCGTGGCACTGTGAGCAATGGCCCCCAGTGTGACACCATCAGTGGAGACTGCTTCTGTAAGCGCCTGGTGACCGGTCACAGCTGCAGCCAGTGCCTT CCAGAGCACTGGGCCCTGAGTCATGATCTACATGGTTGCCGAGCATGTGACTGCGATGTGGGAGGAGCTAGTGACAACCA GTGCTCCATGGAGACGGGGCAATGCCGGTGTCGCACGCACATGGTGGGCCGGCAGTGTAGCCAGGCGGAGTCTGGATATTATTTCATGGCTCTGGACCACTACACCTATGAGGCTGAGCTTGCTCGACTGGGGCAG GGCTGTGCAGTGGTGGTGAGGGAGCCCCAACCCAACCGCCCCCCCACCTGGACTGGCACCGGCTTCGCACGTGTCCCAGAAGGAGGCAATCTGGAGTTCCAGATCAACAACATTCCCTATTCCATGGAGTACGATGTTCTGATCCGATATGAGCCACAG TTCCCTGAAGAGTGGGAGAAGGTGCGAGTCTCGGTTATCCGGCCCGGTGCGATCCCGACCAGCAGCCCGTGTGGAAACACCATCCCTGCTGACGATCTGCTGATGGTCTCCTTGCCTCCCTTGTCCAG GTACGTGGTTCTTCCCCAGCCTGTGTGTCTGGAGCTCGGAGTCAGTTACACCATCCGCATGGAGTTCCCTCAGTACATCTCCAGGGAGAGAGTCCCCAACGCCAACATCCTCATTGACTCG ATGGCGCTGCTCCCCCGGTACTCCTCTTTGGAGATGTTTATCGGCGGCGACCCTGTCTCCATGAACCGGAAGGAGAGCTACGAGCGCTACCATTGCCATGACAACAACAAGGGTGTGATCAGGCCGCAGCCTACTGATATCTGTGCTAAACTAATCAGCAGCCTGTCTGCCACCATCCACAACGGAGCTCTGC CTTGTCAGTGTGACCCTCAGGGCTCCGTCAGCTCGGAGTGTAACCCCAACGGAGGGCAGTGCCGCTGCCGCCCCAACGTGTTCGGCCGTCGCTGTGACCAGTGTGTGCCGGGGACCTACGGCTTCGGGCCTGGTGGATGCAAAC CGTGCGAGTGCAGTCTGGAGGGGTCTCAGACCCGATTCTGTGAGCCGCTCAGCGGTCAGTGTCCATGCAGCCCGGGAGCCTTCGGCCTGCGTTGTGACCGCTGTCAGCCTGGACACTGGGGCTTCCCCAATTGCCGTCTGTGCCAGTGCAACAGCCACGCTGAGGAGTGTGACCAGAGGACTGGAGCCTGTCTGACCTGCCGGGACAATACATCCGGGGACAAGTGCGAGAG GTGTATCAGCGGTTACTATGGAAACCCTGTGCTGGGTTCAGGAGAGCAGTGTCGCCCCTGTCCATGCCCTGATGGGCCCAATAGCGGTCGCCATTTTGCTTCCTCATGTCACCAGGACAATCAAAACAGGCAGCTCGTCTGTAACTGCAACCAGGGGTACACAG GAATGGTTAAGCGATCAAAAGGAAGCTTCCAGC GCCCCCGTTGTGATGAGTGTGCCCCTGGTTTCTATGGTAACCCCTTGCAGCCTGGAGGCCGCTGTCAGCCCTGCCAGTGTAACAACAACATTGATATCTCTGACATGAACGCATGTGACCGACGCACAGGGCAGTGCAAGAAGTGCCTCTACAATACAGAGGGGCCTGACTGCGGGCTCTGTCGTCCTGGTTACTATGGAGACGCGACCAGACGCAACTGCAGGA AATGCACGTGTAACTTCCTGGGCACTGACCGCAGTCAGTGCAGCTCTCGTGATCAATGTGAGTGTGACCGCAGTAGTGGGCAGTGCCAGTGTCTGCCCAATGTCACTGGCCAAAACTGTGACCACTGCGTGGCCAACTACTGGAATCTGGGCAGTGGGAATGGTTGTGATCCCTGTGGCTGTGACCCCAACAATGCTGTCAGCCCCACCTGCAATGAG TTTACTGGACAGTGCCAGTGTCGCCATGGTTTCGGAGGGAAAACTTGTCAGGACTGCCAAGAGAACTACTGGGGAAATCCCAACGTGCAGTGCAGAG CGTGTGACTGTGACACTCGCGGGATCGAGACCTCTCAGTGTAACCGGGTGACGGGGCACTGTTCCTGCCGGCAGGGCGTGTCGAGCGTGCGCTGTGACCAGTGTGCCCGGGGCTTCTCTGGCCAGTTCCCAGATTGTCAGCCCTGCCACCAGTGCTTCGGGGACTGGGACCGGGTGGTGCAGGACCTGGCGAGCCGCACTCGAGCGCTGGCGGCCCGCGCCCAGGAGATCCAGCAGACCGGCCTGACCGGCGCCTACGAGAAGAACTTCCGCGAGCTGGAGGAGAAGCTGTCCGAGGCACAGGTCATCGTGAACGCACGCAACGCCACCGCCCAGGCCATCACCGACCTCGTGAGACTCCTCAACCAGCTCCG AAACAAGATTGAAGAGACAACAGACTCTCTGGACAAGATCGAGAGGGACCTGACAAGTGTGCAAGACGGCAACTTCGCAGCGAGCAATGATCTGAGCGCTCTGGAGCGAGAGGCCCGGGCTCTCAACCTGTCTGCCAGCGAGCTCGGACAACAGCTCGACACGCTCAAGAACTCCAACTTCTTAG GTGCCTATGACAGTATTCGCAGCTCCTTTGATAAGTCCCAGGCTGCAGCGCGCCGCGCCAACGAGTCCACAGTCGCCACACCCAGCACTGTCAGCCAATCCGGCGACACTCGGCACAAGACCGAAAGGCTCCTAGCTGAAAAGAAGAACGATTTCAACAAGAAGAACGCAGCCAACAAACGGTCCCTGATCGATCTGGCCGCCAAGGCTGAGACTCTGGACATGAAAAAAATCAACGAAAAA GTATGTGGAGCCCCCGGTGATGCCCCCTGTGCTGAGAGCCCCTGTGGGGGAGCGGGTTGCCGTGACGACGAGGGAAACAGGCACTGTGGCGGTCTGAACTGTAATGGAGCGGTGGCGACTGCGAATAATGCTCTGGAGAGAGCCAAGTATGCAGAGAAAGAGCTGAGCAAGGCCATGGGTGAGGTGGATGAGCTCTTCCAGAAG GTGGCCCAGGCAAAGGTGAAAGCTGATGAGGCCAAAGTGAGGGCACAGGCAGCACTGGACAAGGCCAACGCCACCAAGACTAAAGTGGAGCGCTCCAACAAAGACCTGAGGGACCTGATCAAGCAGATCCGTGACTTCCTCACTC AGGATGGGGCGGACCCTGACAGCATTGAGATGGTGGCCAGCCATGTGCTGGAACTCTCCATCCCAGCCTCCCCACAGCAGATCAGACACCTGGCTGAGGAAATTAAGGACCGAGTCAACAGCCTCTCCAACGTGGACGCCATCCTGGAGCAGACCAACGATGACGTGCGCAAAGCAGAGCAGCTTCTGCAGGACGCCAAGAGAGCCAG AACTCGTGCAGAGAGCGTGAAGAACACAGCAGAGACGGTAAAGCAGGCTTTAGAAGACGCCCGCCGGGCACAGGCCGCTGCTGAGACAGCAATTCAGCGAGCCAAGAGCGACATTGGCCAGACTGAGGACAGACTGGCACAG ATCCAGTCAGAGACTGCTGCCAGTGAGAAGAACCTGAATGATGCCATGGACCGCCTGGGCCTGCTGGGCGGACAGATTGAGACCCTGAAGACCAAGCGTGCCAACAACAGCCTGGTGGCGTCCAGGGCAGAGGAGACAGCCACCATGGCACGGGACAAAGCGAACGAGGCTAAGCAG CTCTTAGACGGCGAGCTTATTGACAAGTACAGAACGGTGCAGGACCTCGTCGACAGGAAAGCCAAAACCGTCCAAGAGGCCAAACAAAAAGCGGAGAAACTGCGAGACGAGGCCAAGCAGCTACTGAAGGAGGCCCAGAACAAGCTGCAGAGACTGAATG ACCTAGAGGTAGATTACGAGGAGAATGAGAAAACACTTGAGAGCAAAGCAAGGCAGCTCGATGGACTGGAGGACAAAATGAGAGGGATCCTGAAAGACATCAACCAGCAAATCCAAATCTACAACACCTGCCAGTAA